The genomic region GGAATTAGCATACCAAAATAGAGTACACCACTATATGGACAAAAAGCCAATGCAAATACAATTCCTAACAAAAGAACACCCCAAAATCCACTGTTTGCTTTGCTTTCCATTTTCTCGGTTAATGAACTGATTCCGGGAATTGCCAGTTTCAGGATGCCAAGCATGAATAAACCAATGATAATCAACAAAGGACCCAATAGTTTCTCGCCCCATTCCTGTAGAACTCCAGAAATATCAAACTGGCTTGCCCCAAAAAAGAAGATTAATCCAATAGTGGTGTATGATACAGCCCTTCCAAGCATATAAACCAAACCATTGACAAAAACCTTCTTCTGGCTTTCAATATCCTTACTAATAAAGCCAATAGCTGTTATATTGGTTGCCAAAGGGCAGGGACTTATGGCTGTCATAAGTCCCAGTAAAAATGCCGATAGTATAGGAAACTGTGAGGTTTCCAAAAAGTTTTGTAATACTTCCACGTCTTATATCATTGAATCAACCGCTGCTTTAATTTTTGCCTTTAGTTTGTCAGGTTTGGTACGGGCATTCATAAATGCATCGTTGGTTAAGTTCACCACTTTATCACCTTTAATAATTAGCAAGGTTTGTCCGCTGACTTTATATTTTTCAATCATTGGGCTGTCCTTTTCTTCCTCACGATTTATTAAGCTAAAAGTTACTTTACCACCATAAAATTCTTTTAGGGCATCTTTTGTAACTGATTCAACAGCCTGACAAGTAGCACATCGGCGAGTAGCATGGAAATAGTAGGCCTTAACATCTGTTTTCGTTTTTGCCTGTACAGTTGTTGTTTTGTTTGATTCACAATCTGGAGTTGCTTTTTTACAGCATTGTGCATTTGATGATATTAAGCCTACCACAAATACAAAACTTAGAATACTTATTACTTTTTTCATTTGTCTGATATTTTATTTAGTTAGTAAATCTTTA from Bacteroidota bacterium harbors:
- a CDS encoding sulfite exporter TauE/SafE family protein, translating into MEVLQNFLETSQFPILSAFLLGLMTAISPCPLATNITAIGFISKDIESQKKVFVNGLVYMLGRAVSYTTIGLIFFFGASQFDISGVLQEWGEKLLGPLLIIIGLFMLGILKLAIPGISSLTEKMESKANSGFWGVLLLGIVFALAFCPYSGVLYFGMLIPMTVGSASGLILPFVFAIATGIPVIIFAWLIAFSVGTIGNLYNKIKVFETWFRRVIAVVFIVIGIYQSITIFLA